One Streptomyces sp. NBC_00102 DNA segment encodes these proteins:
- a CDS encoding MFS transporter codes for MASTVPVRPGYGQLLRTPGAWTFLLPGFAARQPFAMLTIGIVLLVQHTTGSYGSAGAVAAVSGVSMALFAPQSGRLADRFGQRTVLLPGVLTHSVSVGALTALALAHAPLWALFAAAVPTGASIPQIGPMVRARWAALLGAAPGRPASPLMATAAAFESVTDEFTFVLGPVLTTALCTGVHPAAGLVTEAGLTLLGGALFAARRSTEPATHSPTADSAPRTSALAVPGVRVLAVTFLGIGAVFGGMQVSLTAFAEEIGHPGVNGLLYGVFASGNMLAGIVCGAVAWKRGPRRRLIVGYAALTLTASALWAVHSAPLMAGLGFLVGLSIAPALISGYTLVDALVPATARTEAFTWLTGAVALGQAGAVTVAGRLADERGASSGFVVPLVATVLALATLLALRSRLLPASSGRAVARGIGHRKPVTVD; via the coding sequence GTGGCGTCCACGGTCCCCGTCCGCCCCGGATACGGGCAACTGCTGCGCACCCCCGGTGCGTGGACCTTCCTGCTCCCGGGCTTCGCCGCCCGGCAGCCCTTCGCGATGCTGACCATCGGCATCGTCCTGCTCGTCCAGCACACCACCGGCTCCTACGGCAGCGCGGGCGCCGTCGCGGCGGTCTCCGGCGTCTCGATGGCCCTGTTCGCGCCGCAGAGCGGCCGACTGGCTGACCGGTTCGGGCAGCGGACCGTGCTGCTGCCCGGCGTACTGACGCACTCGGTGTCGGTGGGGGCGCTGACGGCGCTCGCGCTGGCGCACGCGCCCCTGTGGGCGCTCTTCGCCGCCGCCGTGCCGACCGGTGCCTCGATCCCGCAGATCGGCCCCATGGTGCGCGCCCGCTGGGCGGCACTGCTCGGGGCCGCACCCGGCCGCCCGGCCTCCCCGCTGATGGCGACGGCCGCCGCGTTCGAATCGGTGACGGACGAGTTCACCTTCGTCCTGGGGCCCGTACTCACCACCGCCCTCTGCACCGGGGTGCACCCGGCGGCCGGGCTGGTGACCGAGGCGGGGCTGACCCTGCTCGGCGGGGCGCTCTTCGCGGCGCGGCGCTCCACCGAGCCCGCCACGCACTCCCCCACCGCGGACTCCGCGCCCCGCACCTCCGCCCTCGCGGTCCCCGGTGTCCGGGTGCTCGCGGTCACCTTCCTGGGCATCGGCGCGGTCTTCGGCGGCATGCAGGTCTCGCTGACCGCGTTCGCCGAGGAGATCGGCCACCCCGGGGTGAACGGCCTGCTCTACGGGGTCTTCGCCTCCGGCAACATGCTGGCCGGGATCGTCTGCGGCGCCGTCGCCTGGAAGCGCGGCCCCCGCCGCAGGCTGATCGTCGGGTACGCCGCCCTGACCCTGACCGCATCCGCGCTCTGGGCGGTGCACTCCGCGCCGCTGATGGCAGGGCTCGGCTTCCTGGTCGGGCTCTCCATCGCGCCCGCGCTGATCAGTGGGTACACCCTGGTCGACGCGCTGGTCCCGGCCACCGCGCGGACCGAGGCGTTCACCTGGCTGACCGGCGCGGTGGCCCTGGGACAGGCCGGGGCCGTCACGGTGGCCGGCCGGCTGGCCGACGAAAGGGGCGCGAGCAGCGGATTCGTGGTGCCGCTGGTGGCCACGGTGCTCGCACTGGCGACCCTGCTGGCCCTGCGTTCTCGGCTGCTTCCGGCCTCTTCCGGGCGGGCCGTGGCACGTGGGATCGGTCACCGGAAGCCAGTCACGGTGGACTGA
- the glp gene encoding gephyrin-like molybdotransferase Glp yields the protein MSSTIWSVDDHLADILDAVKPLEPIELQLADAQGCVLVEDVVVRIALPPFDNSSMDGYAVRVADVTGASEEFPSVLTVLGDVAAGNDGLPGGGVVGPGQAARIMTGAPLPKGAEAVVPVEWTDGGTGEGPATTMRAHRDAPEGASGEVRVYRAATAGAHVRASGSDVKPGDLALAAGSVVGPPQVGLLAAIGRATVKVRPRPRVVVVSTGSELVQPGEELAGGQIYDSNSYALTAAARDAGALSYRVGAVTDDAETLRATIEDQLIRADLVVTTGGVSVGAYDVVKEALSSVGDEDEPGSGIDFRTLAMQPGKPQGFGSIGAEHIPLMALPGNPVSAYVSFELFVRPAIRRLMGLEEVHRPTVRAALTTSEALSSPAGKRQFLRGSYDEVSGTVVPVGGSGSHLIAALARADALIVVPEDVTSVEPGTETEVVLLR from the coding sequence TTGAGCAGCACGATCTGGTCGGTCGACGACCACCTGGCCGACATCCTGGACGCGGTGAAACCGCTCGAACCCATCGAGCTGCAACTGGCCGACGCCCAGGGGTGTGTACTGGTCGAGGACGTCGTGGTGCGGATCGCGCTGCCCCCCTTCGACAACAGCTCCATGGACGGCTACGCGGTCCGGGTCGCCGACGTCACCGGGGCGAGCGAGGAGTTCCCCTCGGTGCTCACCGTCCTCGGCGACGTGGCGGCCGGCAACGACGGGCTCCCCGGCGGCGGGGTGGTCGGCCCCGGCCAGGCCGCCCGGATCATGACCGGGGCCCCGCTGCCCAAGGGCGCCGAGGCCGTCGTCCCCGTCGAGTGGACGGACGGCGGTACGGGCGAGGGCCCCGCCACCACCATGCGCGCCCACCGGGACGCCCCGGAGGGCGCGAGCGGCGAGGTCCGGGTGTACCGGGCCGCCACGGCCGGAGCCCACGTCCGGGCCTCCGGCAGCGACGTGAAGCCCGGCGACCTGGCCCTCGCGGCCGGATCGGTCGTCGGCCCGCCGCAGGTCGGCCTGCTCGCCGCGATCGGCCGCGCCACCGTCAAGGTCCGACCCCGTCCCCGGGTGGTCGTCGTCTCCACCGGCAGCGAACTCGTCCAGCCCGGCGAAGAGCTGGCGGGCGGCCAGATCTACGACTCCAACAGCTACGCGCTCACCGCCGCCGCCCGCGACGCCGGCGCCCTCTCCTACCGCGTCGGCGCGGTCACCGACGACGCCGAGACGCTCCGCGCCACCATCGAGGACCAGCTCATCCGGGCCGACCTGGTGGTCACCACGGGCGGTGTCAGCGTCGGCGCGTACGACGTCGTCAAGGAGGCTCTCTCCTCGGTCGGCGACGAGGACGAGCCCGGCAGCGGCATCGACTTCCGCACCCTCGCCATGCAGCCCGGCAAACCACAGGGCTTCGGCTCCATCGGCGCCGAGCACATCCCGCTGATGGCACTCCCGGGCAACCCCGTCTCCGCCTACGTCTCCTTCGAACTCTTCGTCCGCCCCGCGATCCGCCGGCTGATGGGCCTCGAAGAGGTGCACCGGCCCACCGTCCGAGCCGCCCTCACCACCTCCGAGGCGCTCTCCTCCCCGGCCGGCAAACGGCAGTTCCTGCGCGGCTCGTACGACGAGGTGTCGGGCACCGTCGTCCCGGTGGGCGGCTCCGGCTCGCACCTGATCGCCGCGCTGGCACGGGCGGACGCGCTGATCGTGGTGCCCGAGGACGTCACCTCCGTGGAGCCCGGCACGGAGACCGAAGTGGTCCTGCTCCGCTGA
- a CDS encoding 5-formyltetrahydrofolate cyclo-ligase encodes MAGVPAGTPVLKASLRRELLAARATLTPEQLTDSADALARTALTLPELSGARTVAAYVSVGREPGTRALLDALRARGVRVLLPVLLPDNDLDWAVYESPDRLLKAGRGLLEPGGPRLGPAAVLDAGAVLLPGLAADTRGMRLGRGGGSYDRVLARLTAAGAHPALVVLLYGHEVVARVPAEPHDHPVDAVVTPAGTRRFGR; translated from the coding sequence CTGGCCGGAGTCCCTGCCGGCACCCCGGTCCTGAAGGCGTCCCTGCGGCGCGAGCTGCTCGCCGCGCGTGCGACGCTGACCCCGGAACAACTGACGGACTCCGCCGACGCGCTGGCCCGTACCGCACTCACCCTGCCCGAACTCTCCGGCGCCCGGACCGTCGCCGCCTACGTCTCGGTGGGACGCGAACCGGGGACCCGCGCACTGCTCGACGCGCTGCGCGCCCGGGGCGTACGCGTCCTGCTGCCGGTGCTGCTCCCCGACAACGACCTGGACTGGGCGGTGTACGAGAGCCCGGACCGGCTGCTGAAGGCGGGGCGCGGGCTGCTCGAACCCGGCGGCCCCCGGCTCGGCCCGGCGGCCGTCCTCGACGCCGGCGCGGTGCTGCTGCCCGGCCTCGCCGCCGACACCCGCGGCATGCGGCTCGGCCGGGGCGGCGGCAGTTACGACCGGGTGCTGGCCCGGCTCACCGCGGCGGGGGCGCACCCGGCGCTGGTGGTGCTGCTCTACGGACACGAGGTGGTCGCGCGGGTTCCGGCGGAACCGCACGACCACCCCGTGGACGCCGTCGTCACTCCGGCCGGAACGCGCCGCTTCGGCCGGTGA
- a CDS encoding FmdB family zinc ribbon protein, translated as MPTYQYQCTECGEGLEAVQKFTDDALTVCPNCNGRLKKVFSAVGIVFKGSGFYRNDSRGSSSSSTPASSSTKSSDSAKSSSSSSSSGSDSGSSSASTASASSSGSSSASTSSSGSAA; from the coding sequence GTGCCGACCTATCAGTACCAGTGCACCGAATGTGGCGAAGGCCTTGAGGCGGTGCAGAAGTTCACCGATGACGCCTTGACCGTGTGCCCGAACTGCAATGGACGCCTCAAGAAGGTGTTCTCCGCGGTCGGCATCGTCTTCAAGGGTTCCGGTTTCTACCGGAACGACAGCCGTGGATCGTCGTCGAGCAGCACGCCTGCTTCGTCGTCCACGAAGTCGTCCGACTCCGCGAAGTCGTCTTCCTCGTCGAGCTCCTCGGGCTCCGACTCGGGCTCGTCCTCGGCTTCGACCGCGTCGGCCTCGTCGTCCGGTTCGTCGTCCGCCTCGACCTCGTCGAGCGGCTCGGCCGCCTGA
- the galU gene encoding UTP--glucose-1-phosphate uridylyltransferase GalU, which translates to MNESTPRISKAVIPAAGLGTRFLPATKATPKEMLPVVDKPAIQYVVEEAVAAGLSDVLMITGRNKRPLEDHFDRNYELESALTRKGDAERLQKVQQSSDLATMHYVRQGDPRGLGHAVLCAAPHVGDQPFAVLLGDDLIDPRDALLARMVEVQEREGGSVIALMEVDPSQIHLYGCAAVEDTAEDGVVRITGLVEKPDPAEAPSNLAIIGRYVLDPAVFGILRRTEPGRGGEIQLTDALQLLAADEKIGGPVHGVVFKGRRYDTGDRGDYLRAIVRLACEREDLGPDFRTWLRRYVTEEM; encoded by the coding sequence ATGAACGAGTCGACACCCAGGATCAGCAAGGCCGTCATTCCGGCCGCAGGTCTCGGTACCCGCTTCCTGCCGGCTACGAAGGCCACTCCCAAGGAGATGCTGCCCGTCGTCGACAAGCCGGCCATCCAGTACGTCGTCGAAGAAGCCGTCGCCGCCGGCCTCTCCGACGTACTGATGATCACCGGACGCAACAAGCGTCCGCTGGAAGACCACTTCGACCGTAACTACGAGCTGGAATCCGCGCTGACCCGCAAGGGGGACGCCGAACGGCTCCAGAAGGTACAGCAGTCCAGCGACCTCGCCACCATGCACTACGTCCGCCAGGGCGACCCCCGCGGTCTCGGCCACGCCGTACTGTGCGCCGCCCCGCACGTCGGTGACCAGCCGTTCGCGGTCCTCCTCGGCGACGACCTGATCGACCCGCGCGACGCCCTGCTGGCGCGGATGGTGGAGGTCCAGGAGCGCGAGGGCGGCAGCGTCATCGCGCTGATGGAGGTCGACCCGTCGCAGATCCACCTGTACGGCTGCGCCGCGGTGGAGGACACCGCCGAGGACGGCGTCGTCCGCATCACCGGCCTGGTGGAGAAGCCCGACCCGGCCGAAGCGCCCAGCAACCTCGCCATCATCGGCCGGTACGTGCTCGACCCCGCCGTCTTCGGCATACTCCGACGGACCGAGCCCGGCCGGGGCGGCGAGATCCAGCTGACCGACGCCCTCCAACTGCTCGCGGCCGACGAGAAGATCGGCGGGCCGGTGCACGGCGTCGTCTTCAAGGGCCGCCGCTACGACACCGGCGACCGGGGCGACTACCTCCGGGCCATCGTCCGGCTCGCCTGCGAACGCGAGGACCTCGGCCCGGACTTTCGCACCTGGCTCCGCCGTTACGTCACCGAGGAGATGTAA
- a CDS encoding GNAT family N-acetyltransferase, which produces MLLKDGEVTLRPIRLRDQNVWREVNRRNRDWLRPWEATVPPPVPGGPVIRRPTYRQMVRHLRSEARAGRMLPFAIEYEGRLVGQLTVAGITWGSMCSAHIGYWVDREVAGRGVMPTAVALAADHCFRRVGLHRIEICIRPENRPSRRVVEKLGFREEGLRPRYLHIDGAWRDHLIYALTSEEAADGMLRRWHRSRPGSRPGEYRSAE; this is translated from the coding sequence GTGCTCCTGAAGGACGGCGAGGTCACGCTGCGGCCGATACGCCTGCGGGACCAGAACGTCTGGCGGGAGGTCAACCGACGCAACCGCGACTGGCTCCGCCCCTGGGAGGCCACCGTCCCGCCGCCCGTCCCCGGGGGCCCGGTCATCCGCAGGCCCACGTACCGGCAGATGGTCCGGCACCTGCGGTCCGAGGCGAGAGCCGGCCGGATGCTGCCGTTCGCGATCGAGTACGAGGGCCGTCTGGTGGGCCAGTTGACCGTCGCGGGCATTACCTGGGGCTCGATGTGCTCGGCCCACATCGGCTACTGGGTCGACCGGGAAGTCGCCGGTCGCGGTGTCATGCCCACCGCCGTGGCGCTCGCCGCCGACCATTGTTTCCGCCGGGTAGGTCTGCACCGCATCGAGATCTGCATTCGCCCCGAGAACCGGCCCAGCCGCCGGGTCGTGGAGAAACTCGGATTCCGTGAGGAAGGGCTGCGGCCTCGCTATCTCCACATCGACGGCGCCTGGCGGGACCACCTCATCTACGCGCTCACGTCGGAGGAGGCGGCCGACGGGATGCTCCGCCGCTGGCACCGGTCGAGGCCGGGGTCGAGGCCGGGGGAGTACCGGTCGGCCGAATAA
- a CDS encoding penicillin acylase family protein — protein sequence MPANTTVSAGPSAARKSGRKKGRRARLIVIVLVLALVAGVGYGAYWSVATVRASYPQTTGSIEVPGLAGDVEVKRDDYGIPQIYADTDADLFRAQGFVQAQDRFYEMDVRRHMTAGRLSEMFGSSQVETDSFLRTLGWRKVAQEEYDKVLSADTKKNLQAYADGVNAYLKGKDGKDISVEYAALNLTNDYKPTEWTPVDSVAWLKAMAWDLRGNMQDEIDRSLMTSRLSAKQIADLYPEYPYDKHETIVGEGAVSSVTGEFDPDAEATDTTVDGDTVAGATEGLNTQLGALSDTLDEIPALLGPNGNGIGSNSWVVSGSHTTTGKPLLANDPHLAPMLPSLWYQMGLHCREVSAKCQYDTAGYTFSGMPGVIIGHNQDVAWGLTNLGADVTDLFLEKVSTDGYLYDGKTVPFTTREETIKVAGGKSRKITVRETNNGPVVSDRSGELEKVGQKAPVDGAAPDRASGYAVSLKWTALQPGHSMDAVFELDRADDFASFRDAAKDFEVPSQNLVYADTKGNIGYQAPGWIPVRKSGDGTMPMPGWSSKYGWKKDPIPFSELPYEYNPDRGYIVTANQAVVDDTYPELLTKDWGYGTRSQRINDLIASKIKGGEKISTDDMQKMQMDNTSEIAALLVPKLLSINIADKDVREAQKLLEGWDYTQDSDSAAAAYFNGVWRNILMLAFGDKLPKEMRVKGDCIYVTRADATGPVDEQNKLVRECGQRDADSAQPDGGDRWNEVVAKILDDEDNAWWKVPAQGRETAIDNRDQLFARAMDDARWELTAKLGKDISTWSWGRLHQLTLKNQTLGTSGPGLLQKALNRGPWNLGGGEAAVDATGWNAAGGYDVIWVPSMRMVLNVGDWDKSRWINLTGASGHAFSAHYTDQTDKWVNGELLDWSFGADAVDASTVDTLTLKPAAATG from the coding sequence ATGCCCGCCAACACAACCGTCTCTGCCGGTCCTTCCGCTGCGAGGAAATCCGGCAGGAAGAAGGGGCGACGCGCCCGCCTCATCGTGATCGTCCTGGTCCTGGCGCTGGTCGCGGGTGTCGGGTACGGCGCGTACTGGTCCGTCGCCACGGTCCGGGCCTCGTACCCGCAGACCACCGGATCGATCGAGGTCCCGGGGCTGGCCGGAGACGTCGAGGTCAAGCGCGACGACTACGGCATCCCGCAGATCTACGCGGACACCGACGCCGACCTCTTCCGCGCCCAGGGCTTCGTCCAGGCGCAGGACCGCTTCTACGAGATGGACGTCCGCCGTCACATGACGGCCGGGCGGCTCTCCGAGATGTTCGGATCCAGCCAGGTGGAGACCGACTCGTTCCTGCGCACGCTCGGCTGGCGGAAGGTCGCGCAGGAGGAGTACGACAAGGTCCTCAGCGCCGACACCAAGAAGAACCTCCAGGCGTACGCGGACGGCGTCAACGCGTATCTGAAGGGCAAGGACGGGAAGGACATCTCCGTCGAGTACGCGGCGCTCAACCTGACCAACGACTACAAGCCCACCGAGTGGACCCCGGTCGACTCGGTCGCGTGGCTGAAGGCGATGGCCTGGGACCTGCGCGGCAACATGCAGGACGAGATCGACCGCTCGCTGATGACCAGCAGGCTCTCGGCGAAGCAGATCGCGGACCTGTACCCCGAGTACCCGTACGACAAGCACGAGACGATCGTCGGCGAGGGCGCGGTCTCCTCCGTCACCGGGGAGTTCGACCCGGACGCCGAGGCGACCGACACCACCGTGGACGGGGACACCGTCGCCGGCGCCACCGAGGGGCTCAACACCCAGCTCGGCGCGCTCTCCGACACCCTGGACGAGATCCCGGCGTTGCTCGGCCCGAACGGCAACGGCATCGGGTCGAACTCCTGGGTCGTCTCCGGCTCCCACACCACCACCGGCAAGCCGCTGCTGGCCAACGACCCGCACCTGGCGCCGATGCTGCCCTCGCTCTGGTACCAGATGGGGCTGCACTGCCGGGAGGTCTCGGCGAAGTGCCAGTACGACACCGCCGGCTACACCTTCTCGGGCATGCCCGGTGTGATCATCGGTCACAACCAGGACGTGGCCTGGGGGCTCACCAACCTCGGCGCCGACGTGACCGACCTCTTCCTGGAGAAGGTCTCCACCGACGGCTACCTCTACGACGGAAAGACGGTCCCCTTCACCACCCGTGAGGAGACCATCAAGGTCGCCGGTGGAAAGAGCCGGAAAATCACCGTCCGCGAGACCAACAACGGCCCCGTCGTCTCGGACCGCAGCGGCGAGCTGGAGAAGGTCGGCCAGAAGGCCCCCGTCGACGGCGCCGCCCCCGACCGCGCCTCCGGGTACGCCGTCTCGCTGAAGTGGACCGCCCTCCAGCCCGGCCACTCCATGGACGCCGTCTTCGAACTGGACCGCGCCGACGACTTCGCGTCCTTCCGCGATGCCGCCAAGGACTTCGAGGTCCCCTCGCAGAACCTCGTCTACGCCGACACCAAGGGCAACATCGGCTACCAGGCACCCGGCTGGATCCCGGTCCGCAAGTCCGGCGACGGCACCATGCCGATGCCCGGCTGGTCCTCGAAGTACGGCTGGAAGAAGGACCCGATCCCCTTCAGCGAGCTGCCCTACGAATACAACCCGGACCGCGGCTACATCGTCACCGCGAACCAGGCGGTCGTCGACGACACGTACCCCGAGCTCCTCACCAAGGACTGGGGCTACGGCACCCGCAGCCAGCGCATCAACGACCTCATCGCGTCGAAGATCAAGGGCGGCGAGAAGATCTCGACCGACGACATGCAGAAGATGCAGATGGACAACACCAGCGAGATCGCCGCGCTGCTGGTGCCCAAGCTGCTGAGCATCAACATCGCCGACAAGGACGTCCGCGAGGCGCAGAAGCTGCTGGAGGGCTGGGACTACACCCAGGACTCCGACTCGGCCGCCGCCGCGTACTTCAACGGCGTCTGGCGCAACATCCTGATGCTCGCCTTCGGCGACAAGCTGCCCAAGGAGATGCGCGTCAAGGGGGACTGCATCTACGTCACCCGCGCCGACGCCACCGGCCCCGTCGACGAGCAGAACAAGCTGGTCCGCGAATGCGGCCAGCGCGACGCGGACTCGGCGCAGCCGGACGGCGGCGACCGCTGGAACGAGGTCGTCGCCAAGATTCTGGACGACGAGGACAACGCCTGGTGGAAGGTGCCGGCCCAGGGCCGCGAGACCGCCATCGACAACCGCGACCAGCTGTTCGCCCGCGCCATGGACGACGCCCGCTGGGAGCTGACCGCCAAGCTCGGCAAGGACATCTCCACCTGGAGCTGGGGCCGGCTGCACCAGCTGACGCTGAAGAACCAGACCCTCGGCACCTCCGGTCCGGGCCTGCTCCAGAAGGCCCTGAACCGCGGTCCGTGGAACCTCGGCGGCGGCGAGGCGGCGGTCGACGCCACCGGCTGGAACGCGGCCGGCGGCTACGACGTCATCTGGGTGCCGTCGATGCGGATGGTGCTGAACGTCGGCGACTGGGACAAGTCCCGGTGGATCAACCTCACCGGCGCCTCCGGGCACGCGTTCAGCGCGCACTACACCGACCAGACCGACAAGTGGGTCAACGGCGAACTGCTCGACTGGTCGTTCGGTGCCGACGCGGTCGACGCCTCGACGGTCGACACGCTGACCCTCAAGCCCGCGGCGGCCACCGGCTGA
- the moaC gene encoding cyclic pyranopterin monophosphate synthase MoaC, translated as MSTQNRLTHIDEAGAARMVDVSAKDVTARVARASGRVLVSPRVIELLRGEGVPKGDALATARIAGIMGAKRTPDLIPLCHPLAVSGVEVDLSVADDAVEITATVKTTDRTGVEMEALTAVSVAALTVIDMVKAVDKAAVITDVRVETKSGGKSGDWVRPARPGADA; from the coding sequence TTGAGTACGCAGAACAGGCTGACGCACATCGACGAGGCGGGCGCGGCCCGCATGGTCGACGTCTCGGCCAAGGACGTCACGGCGCGTGTCGCCCGGGCCAGCGGCCGGGTGCTCGTCTCGCCCCGGGTGATCGAGCTGTTGCGGGGCGAGGGAGTCCCCAAGGGCGACGCCCTCGCCACCGCCCGTATCGCCGGGATCATGGGGGCCAAGCGCACCCCCGACCTCATCCCGCTCTGCCACCCGCTCGCCGTCTCCGGCGTCGAGGTCGACCTGAGCGTGGCCGACGACGCGGTCGAGATCACCGCCACGGTGAAGACCACGGACCGCACCGGCGTCGAGATGGAGGCGCTGACGGCGGTCTCGGTCGCCGCGCTCACCGTGATCGACATGGTGAAGGCGGTTGACAAGGCCGCGGTCATCACCGACGTACGGGTCGAGACCAAGTCCGGCGGCAAGTCCGGAGACTGGGTACGCCCGGCACGGCCGGGAGCGGACGCGTGA
- a CDS encoding potassium/proton antiporter, whose translation MAAVRVSSRSGLPSLLLYLGIGIALGQDGIFDVQFDNAELTQVIGYAALVVILAEGGLGTKWKEVRPALPAAAVLSTVGVGISVGVTAAGAHYLVGLEWKQALIIGAVVSSTDAAAVFSVLRKVPLPSRITGVLEAESGFNDAPVVILVLAFSTVGPVEHWYVLIGEIALELAIGAAIGLAAGWLGAYALRHVALPASGLYPIAVMAIAVTAYAEGAIAHGSGFLAVYLAAMVLGNSKLPHWPATRGFADGLGWLAQIGMFVLLGLLVTPHDLLDDFWPAVVVGLVLTVVARPLSVFLSLAPFRLPKREKTLMSWAGLRGAVPIILATIPMVAGIDGSTRVFNIVFVLVIVYTLIQGPTLPWLAKALKIAEDPSEAADLGIESAPLERLRGHLLSVAIPAKSRMHGVEVGELRLPAGSAVTLVVRDGTSFVPAPATVLRRGDELLVVSTDPVRDATEARLRAVGEGGKLAGWLNTGQHAAGVVDGDAVARLARATHLDRIAHTMQRLSGAADGPEPAPKARRGSAAAARAAGAARAADTPGRAEADRRGTGRSETGGRRGKSPRMEKSGRPEAQNRPERHGDGGLPGAGDRSEGPTARR comes from the coding sequence GTGGCGGCGGTCCGGGTCTCGTCCCGCAGCGGGCTTCCCAGCCTGCTCCTGTACCTCGGCATCGGCATCGCGCTCGGACAGGACGGCATCTTCGACGTCCAGTTCGACAACGCGGAACTCACCCAGGTCATCGGCTACGCCGCCCTGGTCGTGATCCTCGCCGAGGGCGGACTGGGCACGAAGTGGAAAGAGGTCAGACCGGCGCTGCCGGCGGCGGCCGTGCTCTCCACCGTGGGCGTGGGCATCAGCGTGGGCGTCACCGCGGCAGGGGCGCACTACCTCGTCGGGCTGGAGTGGAAGCAGGCGCTCATCATCGGCGCGGTGGTCTCCTCGACGGACGCGGCGGCCGTCTTCTCGGTACTCCGCAAGGTGCCGCTGCCCTCCCGGATCACCGGTGTGCTGGAGGCCGAGTCCGGCTTCAACGACGCCCCGGTGGTCATCCTCGTCCTCGCGTTCTCCACCGTCGGCCCGGTCGAGCACTGGTACGTCCTGATCGGCGAGATAGCGCTGGAACTCGCCATCGGCGCCGCCATCGGCCTCGCCGCCGGCTGGCTCGGCGCCTACGCGCTCCGCCATGTCGCGCTGCCCGCCTCCGGCCTCTACCCGATCGCCGTGATGGCCATCGCGGTCACCGCGTACGCCGAGGGCGCCATCGCGCACGGCAGCGGGTTCCTCGCCGTCTACCTGGCCGCCATGGTGCTCGGCAACTCCAAGCTGCCGCACTGGCCCGCCACCCGGGGCTTCGCCGACGGGCTCGGCTGGCTCGCCCAGATCGGCATGTTCGTCCTGCTCGGCCTGCTCGTCACCCCGCACGACCTGCTCGACGACTTCTGGCCCGCGGTGGTCGTGGGCCTGGTGCTCACCGTGGTGGCCCGGCCCCTCTCGGTCTTCCTGAGCCTGGCGCCCTTCCGGCTGCCCAAACGCGAGAAGACCCTGATGTCCTGGGCGGGGCTGCGCGGCGCCGTCCCCATCATCCTCGCCACCATCCCGATGGTGGCCGGCATCGACGGCTCCACCCGCGTCTTCAACATCGTCTTCGTGCTGGTCATCGTCTACACGCTGATCCAGGGCCCGACGCTGCCCTGGCTCGCCAAGGCGCTGAAGATCGCCGAGGACCCGTCCGAAGCGGCCGACCTGGGGATCGAGTCCGCGCCCCTGGAGCGTTTGCGCGGACACCTGCTCTCCGTCGCGATCCCGGCGAAGTCGCGGATGCACGGTGTGGAGGTGGGCGAGCTGCGCCTCCCGGCCGGCTCGGCCGTCACGCTGGTGGTCCGCGACGGTACGAGCTTCGTACCCGCCCCCGCGACCGTGCTGCGGCGCGGCGACGAGCTCCTGGTGGTCTCCACCGACCCGGTACGCGACGCGACCGAGGCCCGGCTGCGGGCGGTCGGCGAGGGCGGCAAGCTGGCCGGCTGGCTGAACACGGGGCAGCACGCGGCAGGCGTGGTGGACGGCGACGCCGTGGCCAGGCTGGCCCGGGCCACCCACCTGGACCGGATCGCCCACACCATGCAGCGGCTCAGCGGCGCGGCGGACGGGCCCGAGCCCGCGCCGAAGGCGCGACGCGGCAGCGCGGCGGCGGCCCGCGCCGCGGGGGCCGCCCGCGCGGCGGACACCCCGGGGCGGGCGGAGGCGGACCGGCGCGGGACGGGCCGCTCGGAGACGGGCGGGCGCCGGGGGAAGAGCCCGCGCATGGAGAAGTCCGGCCGGCCGGAAGCCCAGAACCGCCCGGAGCGCCACGGGGACGGTGGCCTGCCGGGGGCGGGCGACCGCTCGGAGGGACCGACCGCGCGCCGCTGA
- a CDS encoding molybdenum cofactor biosynthesis protein B, whose amino-acid sequence MTASNRAAAGVYPDKGGPILVEGLTGLGFATDGPLVVPDGEPVELSLRAGIATGYDVILTTGGTGISPTDLTPEMTRRVLDHEVPGIPEAIRAENRAAVPAAALSRGLAGVAGRTLIVNLPGSTGGVRDGLTVLGRIVTHAVDQLRGGDHPLPGSPS is encoded by the coding sequence ATCACCGCCTCCAACCGCGCCGCCGCCGGCGTCTACCCCGACAAGGGCGGCCCGATCCTCGTGGAGGGGCTCACCGGCCTCGGGTTCGCCACGGACGGACCGCTGGTCGTGCCGGACGGCGAGCCGGTCGAGCTGTCGCTGCGCGCCGGGATCGCCACCGGATACGACGTCATCCTGACCACCGGCGGTACCGGCATCTCGCCCACCGACCTCACCCCCGAGATGACCCGCAGGGTGCTGGACCACGAGGTGCCCGGCATCCCGGAGGCGATCCGCGCCGAGAACCGCGCCGCCGTACCGGCCGCCGCGCTCTCCCGGGGGCTCGCCGGGGTCGCCGGGCGCACGCTGATCGTCAATCTGCCCGGTTCGACCGGGGGGGTGCGCGACGGGCTCACCGTCCTCGGCCGGATCGTGACGCACGCCGTCGACCAGCTGCGCGGCGGCGACCACCCACTGCCCGGGAGCCCGTCCTGA